From a region of the Citricoccus muralis genome:
- the wecB gene encoding non-hydrolyzing UDP-N-acetylglucosamine 2-epimerase → MTVVGTRPEIIRLACVIRRLEATTDHILVHTGQNYDYNLNEVFFRDLGLRSPDHVLNVDTSSLGAVLGDVLRGTERVLLEEKPDAMVVLGDTNSCVSAIMGKRLKVPVFHLEAGNRSFDPNVPEEINRHLVDHVSDYNLVYTEHSRRNLLSEGLHPRDVMVMGSPMLEVLTRYRDQIDASDVLDRLGLEQGGYLLASVHREENVDRKDRLEQVLASLQAVAADQGVPFLVSTHPRTRKRIEQYGLETNSNLHLHEPLGFHDYNKLQLAARCVISDSGTISEESSILGFPAVTLRDAIERPEALDTGAIITTGLDPDDVVDAVRITIDQHRVDGRTTIPADYQIADSSRRVVNFIRSMATTHHERKGIRE, encoded by the coding sequence ATGACCGTTGTGGGGACCCGGCCGGAGATCATTCGGCTGGCGTGCGTGATCCGCCGGCTGGAGGCCACTACGGACCACATCCTGGTGCACACGGGCCAGAACTACGACTACAACCTCAACGAGGTGTTCTTCCGGGACTTGGGGCTGCGGAGTCCGGACCATGTCCTGAACGTGGACACCTCGTCCCTCGGGGCGGTGCTGGGAGACGTGCTGCGGGGCACTGAGCGGGTGCTCCTGGAGGAAAAGCCCGACGCCATGGTGGTGCTGGGGGACACCAACAGCTGTGTCTCCGCCATTATGGGCAAGCGGCTCAAGGTCCCGGTGTTCCACCTCGAAGCCGGAAACCGATCCTTCGACCCGAACGTTCCCGAGGAGATCAACCGACACCTCGTGGACCACGTGAGCGACTACAACCTCGTCTACACGGAGCACTCGCGGCGCAACTTGCTCTCGGAGGGACTGCACCCGCGCGATGTCATGGTGATGGGTTCGCCGATGCTGGAGGTGTTGACGCGCTACCGCGATCAGATCGACGCCTCGGACGTGCTGGACCGGCTCGGGCTGGAACAGGGCGGATACCTCTTGGCCAGTGTGCACCGCGAGGAGAACGTGGACCGTAAGGACCGCCTGGAGCAGGTCTTGGCGTCCCTGCAGGCGGTGGCCGCCGATCAGGGCGTACCGTTCCTCGTCTCAACCCATCCCAGGACGCGCAAACGGATTGAGCAGTACGGGTTGGAGACCAACAGCAACCTCCATCTCCACGAGCCCCTCGGCTTCCACGACTACAATAAATTGCAACTTGCGGCTCGTTGCGTAATCTCAGACTCGGGCACCATCTCGGAGGAGTCGTCGATCCTCGGGTTCCCAGCCGTCACCCTGCGCGACGCCATCGAGCGGCCGGAGGCCCTGGACACCGGCGCCATCATCACCACCGGCCTGGACCCGGATGACGTTGTTGACGCTGTCAGGATCACCATCGACCAGCACCGCGTCGACGGACGGACCACCATCCCTGCGGACTACCAAATTGCCGATTCCTCACGGCGCGTGGTGAACTTCATCCGGTCCATGGCCACTACGCATCACGAGCGAAAGGGAATCAGAGAATGA
- a CDS encoding NAD-dependent epimerase/dehydratase family protein: protein MSIIAATGAGGFLGWHLRIRNFSRTGEDVRSIHLGDDFDLADATAAIEGTDRLVHVAGVNRGTAEEVARGNRLMARQIAETLRNAPSRPEVVVFANSIQAGNGSEYGSAKQDAARILEDACKELGLTFVDLLLPNLFGEHGKPFYNSVVATFCHLTANGEPVQVQQDKELQLMHAQVAAEALLDARASQDLDTYRTTDVTVSELAQKLSDFHEIYSRSEIPDLTDSFDRDLFNTYRSFAFEARPAQPLEPRADQRGHLVETVKSHGGEGQTFFSTTRPGVIRGQHYHLRKIERFVVLAGEASLGLRRMFSTETMTINVNGDQPQAVDMPIGWVHNICNTGTDDDVLTQFWTNEIFNPDDTDTFYQEV, encoded by the coding sequence GTGAGCATCATCGCGGCAACCGGTGCCGGTGGATTTCTGGGGTGGCATCTACGGATCCGCAACTTCTCCAGGACGGGTGAAGACGTCCGTTCCATTCACCTCGGTGATGACTTCGATCTGGCTGATGCGACCGCGGCCATTGAGGGTACTGACAGGCTCGTCCATGTGGCGGGAGTCAACCGCGGCACCGCTGAAGAGGTCGCCCGGGGAAATCGCCTGATGGCCAGGCAAATTGCCGAGACCCTCAGGAACGCTCCGAGCCGGCCGGAGGTGGTGGTTTTCGCCAACTCCATCCAGGCGGGCAACGGCTCCGAATACGGCTCTGCCAAGCAGGATGCAGCGCGCATCCTGGAGGACGCTTGCAAAGAGCTGGGACTGACGTTCGTAGACCTGCTCCTCCCTAACCTTTTCGGCGAGCACGGCAAGCCGTTCTACAACTCCGTGGTGGCGACGTTCTGCCACCTGACGGCCAACGGGGAACCTGTCCAGGTGCAGCAGGACAAGGAACTCCAGCTCATGCACGCCCAGGTGGCGGCAGAAGCCCTCCTGGACGCCCGGGCGTCTCAAGACCTTGACACCTACCGGACAACGGACGTCACCGTGTCGGAGCTCGCCCAGAAGCTGTCCGACTTCCACGAGATCTACTCTCGGTCGGAGATCCCAGATCTGACGGACTCCTTCGACCGGGACCTGTTCAACACCTACCGGTCCTTCGCCTTTGAGGCCCGGCCTGCCCAGCCGCTCGAACCGCGCGCCGATCAGCGGGGACACCTGGTGGAGACGGTCAAGAGCCATGGTGGCGAGGGACAGACGTTCTTCTCCACCACGAGACCGGGCGTGATCCGCGGGCAGCACTATCATCTGCGGAAGATCGAACGTTTTGTGGTTCTGGCCGGTGAGGCCTCACTCGGGCTGCGGCGCATGTTCTCCACGGAGACGATGACGATCAACGTCAACGGCGACCAGCCCCAGGCTGTGGATATGCCCATCGGCTGGGTGCACAACATCTGCAACACGGGCACGGACGATGACGTCCTCACCCAATTCTGGACCAACGAGATCTTCAACCCCGATGACACCGACACGTTCTACCAGGAAGTCTGA
- a CDS encoding glycosyltransferase, with protein MSHEKGVVWKETWLGHSETFIRDQLATMESWDFLKMGFHQTEDPLLTPDFAPYGRRRLDKLSRQLLGTSLHRSRYASKIKDFDASLVHAHFLSGGMTIAPLSSELRLPLVTTLHNPRVTPKEYGVPDHFRGVYRHRLSGLMRSSCHFVAVSRYVADAVIAAGLPRNRVDVIHIGTPIVPQVFSDSREGIIFVGRLIEMKGPMDLLRAVDSLPAKLRRVPVTIVGDGPLRSELEKFSIDAGLNVQFTGWLATNELPEILSSQRIFCAPSKADSLGVREGFGMVYLEAALQGLPCVAYKSGGVVDAVQDGQTGLLVAEGDILALSRELESLLRDEAGACQLGWAGRQRAEQQFDIKWQSHLLETLLSNTQ; from the coding sequence ATGAGTCACGAAAAGGGTGTCGTTTGGAAGGAAACGTGGCTTGGTCACTCTGAGACATTTATCCGCGACCAACTTGCCACTATGGAGTCATGGGACTTCTTGAAGATGGGCTTCCATCAGACCGAAGATCCGCTTCTTACGCCTGACTTTGCGCCATATGGGAGAAGGCGACTGGACAAGTTGAGTCGACAGCTTCTCGGAACTTCTCTTCACCGAAGTCGATATGCTTCGAAGATTAAGGATTTCGACGCGTCCCTCGTCCATGCTCACTTCCTTTCTGGAGGAATGACGATCGCTCCTTTGTCAAGCGAACTGAGGCTTCCTCTGGTGACGACTCTTCACAATCCGCGCGTTACGCCTAAGGAATACGGGGTACCCGACCACTTTAGGGGTGTGTATCGGCATAGGCTCAGTGGTTTGATGCGATCTTCGTGTCATTTCGTCGCGGTTTCGCGATATGTGGCTGACGCTGTCATCGCCGCAGGCCTACCGCGCAATAGGGTAGATGTCATACATATAGGGACGCCCATAGTCCCACAGGTGTTCTCCGATTCGCGCGAAGGGATCATATTCGTTGGGCGACTTATTGAGATGAAGGGGCCGATGGATCTCCTTCGAGCTGTCGACAGTCTCCCGGCTAAGTTGCGGCGCGTTCCGGTTACAATCGTCGGGGACGGCCCCCTGAGATCTGAACTGGAGAAATTCTCGATCGATGCCGGTCTGAACGTTCAGTTCACAGGCTGGCTCGCAACTAATGAGTTGCCGGAAATCTTGTCGAGTCAACGGATTTTCTGCGCGCCGTCTAAGGCAGACTCCCTTGGTGTCCGTGAGGGCTTCGGCATGGTTTATCTTGAAGCGGCTCTACAGGGCCTGCCATGCGTAGCGTATAAGTCCGGCGGGGTCGTTGATGCAGTCCAAGACGGGCAGACTGGCCTGCTTGTCGCGGAAGGCGATATCCTTGCGCTTTCCAGAGAGCTTGAATCCTTGCTACGAGATGAAGCTGGAGCGTGTCAGTTGGGGTGGGCCGGTAGGCAGCGAGCGGAGCAACAGTTCGACATTAAGTGGCAATCCCATTTGCTGGAGACGTTGCTATCGAACACGCAATAA
- a CDS encoding nucleotide sugar dehydrogenase, whose product MSKTVVIGQGYVGLPLAKEAALGGLSVVGLDLNTQVVDDLNSGRSHVDDISDSEVQEMLRLGYVATSDPHIISEASTVIICVPTPLGDNGSPDLGAVVGATKSIASNLKPGTTVVLESTTYPGTTESLVLPILRESGLELDRDFWLAFSPERIDPGNSKYGLRNTPKVVGGVSAKSTVAAVNFYDQVVDKTVPVRSSREAETAKLLENTYRHINIALVNEMAKFCHELEIDLWDVIEAARTKPFGFQAFYPGPGVGGHCIPIDPNYLSYEVERRLGYPFRFVELAQEINNSMPRYVVSRAQDLLNQHSKALRGAKILLLGVTYKADIADERESPAVPIASLLAEKGVELLFHDPKIKKWNIDDRTIESVSDIEAAIADSDLCILLQAHGDYDVDSLARKSRLFLDTRGKVSRQIGNRL is encoded by the coding sequence GTGAGCAAGACCGTTGTGATCGGGCAAGGCTATGTGGGACTCCCATTGGCAAAAGAAGCGGCCCTGGGGGGGTTGAGTGTGGTGGGCCTAGACCTCAATACCCAGGTAGTCGATGATCTTAATTCGGGACGATCTCACGTGGACGACATTTCAGATTCAGAGGTCCAGGAGATGCTTCGTCTCGGTTATGTAGCGACGAGCGACCCACACATCATCTCCGAGGCTTCCACTGTCATTATCTGCGTGCCGACTCCCCTCGGGGACAATGGAAGCCCAGATTTGGGGGCAGTGGTGGGAGCCACGAAGTCGATTGCCAGCAATTTGAAGCCGGGCACCACGGTAGTTCTGGAGTCAACCACCTACCCAGGGACAACTGAAAGCCTCGTCCTTCCCATCCTCAGGGAGTCCGGACTGGAACTTGATCGGGACTTTTGGCTGGCTTTTTCTCCAGAGCGAATCGATCCAGGGAACTCAAAGTACGGCCTGCGTAATACGCCTAAAGTGGTAGGTGGGGTCTCAGCGAAATCTACGGTGGCGGCCGTAAATTTCTATGATCAGGTAGTGGACAAGACGGTTCCGGTTCGCAGTTCTCGTGAGGCAGAGACCGCGAAGCTTCTTGAGAACACGTACAGACACATCAATATCGCGCTTGTCAATGAGATGGCTAAATTCTGTCATGAACTTGAAATTGATCTGTGGGACGTAATTGAGGCTGCTAGGACCAAACCGTTTGGATTCCAGGCATTCTATCCAGGGCCAGGTGTTGGTGGACATTGCATTCCTATCGACCCTAACTACCTCAGCTATGAAGTCGAACGCCGTTTAGGGTATCCGTTCAGGTTTGTTGAATTGGCGCAGGAGATTAACAATTCTATGCCAAGATATGTTGTCTCCAGAGCGCAGGATCTTCTCAATCAACATAGTAAGGCGCTTAGGGGCGCCAAGATTCTTCTTCTAGGGGTCACCTATAAGGCGGACATTGCGGATGAGCGTGAGTCACCAGCCGTGCCGATCGCCTCGCTATTGGCTGAGAAGGGCGTTGAGCTACTTTTTCATGATCCCAAAATCAAAAAGTGGAATATAGACGATAGAACTATTGAAAGCGTTAGTGACATAGAAGCTGCCATTGCTGATTCTGATCTTTGTATCTTGCTCCAAGCGCATGGGGACTACGATGTAGATTCTCTTGCACGCAAGTCCAGGCTTTTCCTTGATACTCGAGGGAAGGTTTCGAGGCAGATAGGGAACCGTCTTTGA
- a CDS encoding glycosyltransferase, whose product MTRSSTVIDSAGAIGGGSARFLRELKRFLVQEQPEDVMLLGDDRQLSPGWLLRREAIAASAAQRISLNNVGFAMPRGHNITLLRNILQFATQQDMDQLGFSPSRRLRLQTPVVRTLAKASDVLVVPCTRMADQVRRISPALDRKLTVRFHPVAKPSWAGEAPEQPRDVLVPIVPQPYKNLDQHLPEFLNATDEIDGEPIRLIVPSTPDALSVVAGHPRVVFIGPQTSSQLETWWRRCGAVFFPVAFESFGYALAESRVYGRAVIAQDTAQNHEIAGRALRPYRRGDTASLKTAVTEALQRVPDPDAGPFDPTNYFQWLLNGAEAAGQQMNSKETSE is encoded by the coding sequence ATGACTCGTTCATCCACCGTGATTGACAGCGCCGGTGCAATCGGCGGAGGGTCAGCTCGTTTCCTTCGAGAGCTCAAGCGCTTCCTAGTCCAGGAGCAGCCGGAAGATGTCATGCTCCTTGGCGATGACCGTCAGCTTTCGCCCGGATGGTTGTTGCGCCGAGAAGCGATCGCAGCGTCCGCGGCTCAGAGGATATCTCTCAATAACGTCGGTTTCGCTATGCCGCGGGGACATAACATCACACTATTACGCAACATCCTGCAGTTCGCCACGCAGCAGGATATGGACCAGCTAGGGTTCTCCCCCTCTCGACGGCTTAGGCTGCAGACGCCGGTGGTGCGCACGCTGGCCAAAGCGTCAGACGTACTCGTGGTCCCGTGTACGCGGATGGCGGACCAGGTACGTCGGATCTCGCCTGCGCTCGACCGAAAGTTGACCGTTAGATTTCATCCAGTCGCCAAGCCGTCTTGGGCTGGAGAAGCGCCGGAACAGCCCCGCGATGTGCTAGTCCCAATCGTGCCGCAACCGTACAAGAACCTGGACCAACACCTGCCGGAGTTTCTCAACGCCACCGACGAAATAGACGGGGAACCGATTCGTCTCATTGTCCCATCAACTCCCGATGCTCTCTCGGTGGTTGCGGGTCACCCACGTGTAGTGTTTATCGGTCCGCAGACTTCTTCCCAGCTGGAAACTTGGTGGCGCCGATGCGGTGCCGTCTTTTTCCCCGTCGCGTTTGAGTCATTTGGTTATGCACTGGCCGAGTCCCGCGTCTATGGACGAGCGGTCATAGCTCAGGACACAGCACAAAATCATGAGATCGCGGGGAGAGCCCTTCGACCATACCGCCGCGGTGACACAGCCAGTTTGAAGACCGCTGTGACTGAAGCCTTGCAGCGTGTGCCCGACCCTGATGCGGGGCCGTTTGATCCGACCAACTATTTTCAGTGGCTACTGAATGGTGCCGAAGCTGCGGGACAGCAGATGAATTCGAAGGAGACGAGCGAGTGA
- a CDS encoding polysaccharide pyruvyl transferase family protein — translation MEFGMILLGEAGNYGDDLILISVLHSISKTFPESKATFLSFGNPIPLEEVRQHISLPRELKRVAPVRDWPWSRALQENFAEADVMIVGGGGLIQTWQHSLKPYQWLRHLPDTPAPVIGVGLGLGPVSKDWVQYFRKHDSPFDVLHVRDRQSQELALDFGWNAEIAADFIDEHFLEQLITPMRPKAPSNSLGVALRAWPGLSAQELASHIESVQAQHEIDVVKFFVLESKAGRGPDVEFTHQVATLLASTATEIHIYTSDNIVDFTQEICSTRIAISMKLHSSAVWGYLGVPMYPIVYAPKISSYFGVPYTGLSVFKETVDPAPHSDYPRSEDALTQALNTLGSISAPVQRTTFTPASRLRFQLKGLVIDGTNKIRRSLRRR, via the coding sequence ATGGAATTTGGAATGATACTGCTCGGCGAGGCGGGCAATTATGGGGATGACCTAATCCTCATCTCTGTACTCCACTCGATCTCCAAGACCTTTCCGGAATCCAAAGCTACTTTTCTTTCATTCGGAAACCCTATTCCACTCGAAGAGGTGCGACAGCATATTTCGCTACCCCGGGAGCTGAAGCGTGTCGCACCAGTACGCGATTGGCCATGGAGCCGCGCACTTCAAGAGAACTTTGCAGAGGCGGATGTGATGATCGTGGGCGGCGGGGGCCTCATCCAGACTTGGCAGCACTCACTCAAGCCCTATCAATGGCTTCGCCACCTTCCAGACACGCCAGCGCCGGTTATCGGCGTCGGACTGGGGCTTGGTCCCGTCAGTAAGGACTGGGTTCAGTATTTCCGGAAACACGACAGTCCTTTTGACGTTTTGCACGTCCGCGACCGCCAGTCCCAGGAACTCGCCTTGGACTTCGGCTGGAACGCCGAAATTGCTGCTGACTTCATCGACGAGCACTTTCTGGAGCAACTCATTACTCCGATGCGGCCCAAGGCGCCAAGCAACTCTCTCGGCGTTGCACTAAGGGCATGGCCAGGGCTTTCTGCTCAAGAGCTGGCCAGCCACATAGAGTCCGTGCAGGCTCAGCATGAAATAGATGTGGTCAAGTTCTTCGTCTTGGAATCCAAAGCCGGAAGAGGGCCGGACGTCGAGTTCACTCATCAAGTTGCCACCTTATTGGCATCTACCGCCACAGAAATTCATATTTATACCTCCGACAACATCGTTGACTTTACTCAAGAAATATGTTCCACACGGATTGCAATTTCTATGAAACTTCATTCCAGTGCAGTTTGGGGATACCTGGGCGTTCCGATGTACCCGATCGTATACGCGCCAAAGATTTCGTCCTACTTCGGAGTTCCATACACCGGATTAAGTGTCTTCAAAGAGACGGTTGACCCCGCGCCTCATTCGGACTACCCCCGGTCGGAAGACGCCCTTACACAAGCATTGAACACCCTAGGGTCTATCTCAGCCCCCGTTCAGAGGACGACGTTCACTCCTGCAAGTCGGCTGAGATTCCAGCTCAAGGGCCTTGTGATCGACGGCACCAACAAAATTCGCCGTTCATTGCGTAGGCGCTAA